A stretch of DNA from Brevibacterium sp. CBA3109:
GTGACATGGCCCAACTGGATCTGCCTTTCACACGTGCTCGATCTGAACGAATCCTTCTGCGAAAAGCTGTGTCGGTCGACCTCGATGCCTATGTCGAGATGTCTGCGGACCCCGAAGTCCGCCGCTACCTGGGTGGCCCGGTATCGGCCCAACGACTGCGCGCACGCATCGAGGCCCGCGGGATCGCATCTGTCACCGAAGACCCTGGAGCCTTCGTTATCGCTAAACCGTCGTCAGGGCAACTGCTCGGAACCCTGATGCTCGAAAGGCGCTCCGCCCATCGTCGAGGCCATGTCGAACCGGACGCCGACGAACTGGAGGTGTCGTACCTGCTGCGAAGACGCTCATGGGGACAGGGCCTGGCCACTGAAGCAGTATCTCTGCTCCTGCGCACGGCCGCCGCGCATCTTCCAGATCAGACCGTCCTCGCCGTCACGCAGAGCTCGAATCTGCTATCTCTCGCCCTCGCCCAGCGAATCGGTTTTGCCTATGCGGGCACCTTCACTGAGTTCGATGCGGAGCAATGGCTCGGCGTCGGCCGACTCCACACCCTCGGCCGCGTCGAACAGGGCTGAAATCGAGTCGCCTCGAAACAGTCCCGCCCCAGAGCCGCCACGACCGCTGCCCTGGCACGCAGTGCCTCCGCAACCGCACAACCCTACAGCGATCCGTCTACTGCGGCATATTGACGAACCGGGACTTCGCGCCCTGGAAGGCCACCGAGATGTCGGCGGTCGGGCCCGCACGGTGCTTGGCGACGATGATATCGGCCTCGCCGGCGCGCTCGTGTTCCTTGTCATACATGTCGTCACGGTGGATGAGCAGAACCATATCGGCGTCCTGCTCGATCGAACCGGACTCACGCAGGTCCGAGATCATCGGCCGCTTATCCGTCCTCTGCTCACTGCCACGGTTGAGCTGTGAGAGCGCAATGACAGGGATCTCGAGCTCTTTGGCCAAAAGCTTGAGTGAACGGGAGAACTCGGAGACCTCCTGCTGACGCGACTCGACTCGCTTGCCGGAGCTCATCAGCTGCAGGTAGTCGACGCAGACCATCTTGAGGTCATGCTGCTGCTTCAGGCGTCGGCACTTCGCACGGATCTCGGTCAACGCCATGTTCGG
This window harbors:
- a CDS encoding GNAT family N-acetyltransferase translates to MSVDLDAYVEMSADPEVRRYLGGPVSAQRLRARIEARGIASVTEDPGAFVIAKPSSGQLLGTLMLERRSAHRRGHVEPDADELEVSYLLRRRSWGQGLATEAVSLLLRTAAAHLPDQTVLAVTQSSNLLSLALAQRIGFAYAGTFTEFDAEQWLGVGRLHTLGRVEQG